In a genomic window of Candidatus Competibacteraceae bacterium:
- the prfB gene encoding peptide chain release factor 2 (programmed frameshift), which yields MQELNPYFSQINDLRGRCASLRGYLDFETKRERLDEVSRELQEPDIWNKPERAQALGKERAQLEAVVHRLEQLDRGLNDVAELLLLAGEEGDEAAVAEVVRDLDRHAGTVADLEFQRMFSGELDSSNAFVDVQAGSGGTEAQDWAEMLLRMYLRWGERRGFKTELLDESPGEVAGIKSASIRFEGDYAYGWLRTETGVHRLVRKSPFDSGNRRHTSFAAVFVSPEVDDDIEVDINPADLRVDVFRASGAGGQHVNRTESAIRITHLPTNIVVQCQNDRSQHKNRSTAMKQLKAKLYELELQKRNAKAQAVEDSKSDIGWGSQIRSYVLDQSRIKDLRTNVETSNTQAVLDGDLDDFIEASLKSGL from the exons ATGCAGGAACTCAACCCTTATTTCAGTCAGATTAATGATTTGCGGGGACGCTGTGCGTCTCTCAGGGGGTATCTT GACTTCGAGACCAAGCGCGAGCGCCTGGACGAGGTCAGCCGGGAATTGCAGGAACCCGATATCTGGAACAAGCCGGAGCGAGCGCAAGCGCTCGGTAAGGAACGCGCCCAACTGGAGGCGGTGGTTCACCGCCTAGAGCAGCTCGATCGAGGGTTGAACGATGTCGCCGAGTTATTGCTGCTGGCCGGCGAGGAAGGCGATGAAGCGGCGGTCGCTGAAGTCGTGCGGGATCTAGACCGTCACGCCGGAACGGTCGCCGATCTTGAATTCCAGCGCATGTTCTCGGGCGAGCTCGATTCGAGCAATGCGTTCGTCGATGTGCAGGCCGGCTCCGGCGGCACCGAGGCGCAAGATTGGGCTGAGATGTTGCTGCGGATGTACTTGCGCTGGGGCGAGCGGCGCGGTTTCAAGACTGAATTGCTCGATGAATCACCGGGGGAAGTGGCCGGGATCAAGAGCGCCAGCATCCGATTCGAGGGTGATTATGCCTATGGCTGGTTGCGCACCGAAACCGGGGTCCATCGGCTGGTGCGCAAATCGCCGTTCGATTCCGGCAATCGCCGGCACACCTCGTTCGCGGCGGTGTTCGTGTCGCCGGAAGTGGATGACGACATTGAGGTCGATATCAACCCGGCCGATTTGCGGGTCGATGTGTTTCGGGCGTCGGGCGCGGGCGGCCAGCATGTCAACCGCACCGAATCAGCGATCCGTATCACCCACCTGCCGACCAATATCGTGGTGCAATGTCAGAATGACCGCTCCCAGCACAAGAATCGCTCCACCGCCATGAAGCAACTGAAGGCCAAGCTCTACGAACTGGAGTTGCAAAAGCGCAACGCCAAGGCGCAGGCTGTGGAAGATTCCAAATCCGATATCGGTTGGGGCAGCCAGATTCGTTCCTATGTCCTGGATCAATCGCGCATCAAGGATTTACGCACCAACGTCGAAACCAGCAACACTCAAGCGGTGTTGGATGGCGATCTGGACGATTTCATCGAAGCCAGCTTGAAGAGCGGATTGTGA
- a CDS encoding MgtC/SapB family protein: protein MEAIIWNELTGGLYLKEVVTVIMRLLVAMMLGAVIGLERDASGKAAGLRTHMLVALGSAFFVVVPLELGMSLDEVARIAQGVATGVGFLGAGAILKVSEQGEIKGLTTAAGIWVTAAVGMAAGMGRIWIAVLGVALVGIVLAVLGRVQQNLQLNEQKQEEKKSEQNPAPSNKKLAALNKEE, encoded by the coding sequence ATGGAAGCGATTATCTGGAACGAACTCACCGGAGGACTTTATTTAAAAGAAGTCGTGACGGTGATCATGCGGTTGCTGGTGGCCATGATGCTGGGAGCGGTCATCGGCTTGGAGCGAGACGCTTCCGGCAAGGCGGCGGGATTGCGGACGCATATGCTGGTGGCGCTCGGCTCGGCGTTTTTTGTGGTGGTGCCACTGGAGCTTGGCATGTCGCTTGATGAGGTAGCCCGCATCGCGCAGGGTGTGGCGACCGGTGTGGGTTTTCTCGGCGCTGGCGCTATTCTCAAGGTCAGCGAACAAGGCGAAATCAAGGGACTGACCACGGCGGCCGGCATCTGGGTGACGGCGGCGGTCGGTATGGCGGCGGGCATGGGCCGGATCTGGATCGCCGTTTTGGGCGTTGCTTTGGTGGGAATAGTTTTAGCGGTGCTCGGCCGGGTTCAGCAGAATTTGCAGTTAAACGAACAAAAGCAGGAGGAAAAAAAGTCGGAACAAAATCCCGCGCCCTCAAATAAAAAGCTCGCCGCCTTAAACAAGGAGGAATAA